Proteins encoded within one genomic window of Synechococcus sp. PCC 7335:
- a CDS encoding glycosyltransferase family 2 protein: MDYPIFSIVVPTYNRPEQLKGCLKALAKIDYPRDRYQVVVVDDGSQQPLDTVVEPFLDELEVALLRQENAGPAAARNAGAQFAKGDYIAFTDDDCMPSADWLQQFAIALDAHPDAMIGGHTINALPHNLYSTASQALIDYIYEYYGSSSAGIFFASNNIAMSRSHFLEVGGFDVSFPLAAAEDRELCDRWQQRGYPMHYAPDATIQHAHALSLKSFWRQHFGYGRGAFCFHKARALRSAQTIKVEPVAFYTDLLTYPMKNGPAKKGGLRGPLQVSGLFFLSQVATAAGFFWEKLSEQRQQNSVISS; the protein is encoded by the coding sequence ATGGACTACCCTATCTTTTCTATCGTCGTACCTACCTATAACCGGCCTGAGCAACTTAAAGGATGTTTGAAGGCACTTGCTAAAATCGACTATCCCCGTGATCGCTATCAGGTGGTCGTGGTCGATGATGGTAGCCAACAGCCATTAGATACCGTCGTGGAGCCCTTTCTAGACGAGCTAGAGGTGGCTCTTTTGCGGCAGGAGAATGCTGGACCAGCAGCAGCTAGAAATGCGGGTGCTCAGTTCGCTAAGGGGGACTATATTGCCTTTACCGACGATGATTGTATGCCTTCGGCCGATTGGCTACAGCAATTTGCGATCGCCCTCGATGCCCATCCGGATGCGATGATTGGTGGCCATACGATCAATGCCCTCCCTCACAACCTATACTCTACGGCTTCGCAGGCGCTAATTGACTACATTTATGAGTACTACGGTTCGAGTAGTGCTGGCATCTTTTTCGCTTCTAACAATATTGCAATGTCACGATCGCATTTTCTAGAAGTCGGTGGCTTTGACGTTTCTTTTCCGCTAGCGGCAGCCGAAGATCGTGAGCTGTGCGATCGCTGGCAGCAGCGCGGTTACCCTATGCATTATGCCCCCGATGCGACCATTCAGCATGCCCACGCGCTTTCTCTCAAGTCGTTTTGGCGGCAGCACTTCGGCTATGGCCGAGGAGCTTTTTGTTTCCACAAGGCTAGAGCGCTACGCTCAGCGCAAACTATCAAGGTTGAACCCGTCGCCTTTTATACTGACTTGCTGACTTACCCGATGAAAAATGGTCCAGCGAAAAAGGGTGGTCTTAGGGGTCCTCTACAAGTCTCAGGCCTATTCTTCCTATCACAAGTCGCAACAGCAGCTGGGTTCTTTTGGGAGAAGTTGAGCGAACAGCGTCAGCAGAACAGCGTAATCAGCAGCTGA